The following coding sequences lie in one Hyphobacterium sp. CCMP332 genomic window:
- a CDS encoding AI-2E family transporter, with protein MKLTVDARFLMLALLVLALAWALRAAGDVLLPFLVAGFLAVILEPLTLRICKWGAPRTVAALASTLLAVLVIAGPIVAVTPIVIIEGRDLISRLPTLIENALEATDQLALAMGLNLPDITLEGLSGEGNPARAIGSRIAGSVTGALSGLLLTFLTPVALFFFLKDWPGIEKTIASLPPRRYSDELRRIVREINVQLSRYVRGQSLVILVQAIYHAAALAVIGLNYSVAIGILTGLSAIVPVVGNLVMFTLAMLVAISQFDSIWPILAVIVVYGVAQVLETVWLAPRLVGGQMKLHPLWIMAGLLIGGALFGFLGALLALPMVAVGSVVAKHALKTWRESKFYKQADPPKVKST; from the coding sequence TGTCCTGTTGCCCTTTCTGGTCGCGGGCTTTCTGGCCGTCATCCTTGAACCCCTGACGCTCCGGATTTGCAAATGGGGGGCACCGCGCACCGTTGCTGCACTGGCCTCCACCCTGCTAGCCGTGCTGGTGATTGCCGGCCCGATCGTGGCGGTGACGCCGATTGTCATCATTGAAGGCCGGGATCTGATCTCACGCCTGCCGACGCTGATCGAAAATGCGCTCGAGGCGACCGACCAACTGGCCTTGGCGATGGGGCTCAATCTCCCCGATATAACGCTGGAAGGCCTGTCCGGTGAGGGCAATCCGGCGCGCGCCATTGGCAGCCGGATCGCCGGGTCCGTCACCGGCGCCCTTTCCGGCCTGTTGCTGACATTCCTGACTCCGGTGGCCCTCTTCTTTTTCCTGAAAGACTGGCCGGGCATCGAAAAAACCATCGCCAGCCTGCCCCCCCGCCGTTATTCGGACGAGCTGCGCCGCATCGTCAGAGAGATCAATGTTCAACTCTCACGCTATGTCCGCGGACAAAGCCTGGTCATCCTCGTGCAGGCCATTTATCACGCGGCGGCGCTGGCCGTGATCGGTCTGAATTACTCGGTGGCAATCGGAATTCTGACCGGTCTTTCGGCGATTGTGCCGGTAGTCGGCAATCTGGTCATGTTTACGCTCGCGATGCTGGTGGCGATCAGCCAGTTCGATTCCATCTGGCCGATCCTCGCCGTCATTGTCGTCTATGGCGTGGCACAGGTGCTTGAAACCGTCTGGCTGGCGCCGCGGCTGGTGGGCGGGCAGATGAAGCTGCACCCGCTGTGGATCATGGCGGGTCTGTTGATCGGTGGTGCCCTGTTCGGCTTCCTCGGTGCGCTTCTCGCCTTGCCGATGGTGGCGGTCGGCAGCGTTGTGGCCAAGCATGCCCTGAAAACGTGGCGCGAAAGCAAGTTCTACAAGCAGGCGGACCCACCCAAGGTCAAATCGACATGA